The Dehalobacter sp. genome contains the following window.
GCAACCCTTTCTTCCCCGAATCCAATCCAGACATGAAAAATGGATAGAGTGCACAAGAAAGGAATTAGCCAATTTTCGAACTCGCTGGTTCAACGTGCGGGACTAAGCTTGTCTGGATTTGGCCTTCATCCTTTTTAAGGATGATGTTGTACTTACAATTACACTGTCCGGTGTCCGAACGGTAATGGGCACCAACTGAATCCTTACGGCTGAGCGCAGATGTTGTTATGGCAATCGCAAGCTCCAGTTTATGTTTGAGAATCAAACCCTGAATTGTTGCTTCAGAATACGTCCTGTCTGATGTTTTGATAGTTGATACACGGCCCTTAAGATCGTGTTGAATTTCGTTAAGAGAGTGTAGAGCTAAATTTAATTGAACTCCGTCTCTGACTAACCCAACTTTGCTCCACATTAAGGTCTTAATTTTAAAATCTATTTCCGAGTACTCCTTTGAAGGGACATCGTAAAACTCTATTATCTTTTTTCCCTCCCCATTCGAGAGAGGTTTCCTAGTATAATCGGCCATCCTCCCTGCCGACATACCAGCCAGATGACCAAAAACCAGTGCTTCAGCAACGCCATTTCCTCCAAGACGATTCCCTCCGTGAATCCCGCCAGCATCCTCACCACATGCAAAAAGACCGCTAATTGGAGTCTCGCAAACAGAATTTATCATAAGCCCCCCCATGAGAAAATGCGCTGTGGGGCTTATTTCAACTTTGTTAACAGTCAATAAGTCAACTCCCCATGATCTGAGCCGTTTAACAGTCTTAGGAAAACGATTTTTCAACATTAGCCTATTCAGCATTGAGATGTCAAAGATGACACCATTATTATTCGTTCCCCGCCCACTCAGAATTTCCATATATGAACTTCTTGCAACGATATCCCTGGTCGCAAGTTCCCCTCTGCTATCATAATTATACATGTAGCGTTCGCCATCGCTGTTACGGAGA
Protein-coding sequences here:
- a CDS encoding FAD-binding protein; this translates as MKTTEYTSDIIVVGGGIAGLYAANSAALNYPDAKITLLTADELGSGGCSKKTHGINAAMNKNDSCEAHISDTIAGGIVNNSTLVKILCEGVIDRINELETWGVRFDRDENGFCVGTYGGSSCSRSVHWYDITGLEIVQELVKRSILNGCFIKEHRWVVDLIIDHSECYGVIAFNRETNTIETYRSTATILATGGGACVYPISSISQDKLATGIMIGLNSGVPLIDMEMVQFHPTGVIIPGSPGNGCLLEEEMRTQGGILRNSDGERYMYNYDSRGELATRDIVARSSYMEILSGRGTNNNGVIFDISMLNRLMLKNRFPKTVKRLRSWGVDLLTVNKVEISPTAHFLMGGLMINSVCETPISGLFACGEDAGGIHGGNRLGGNGVAEALVFGHLAGMSAGRMADYTRKPLSNGEGKKIIEFYDVPSKEYSEIDFKIKTLMWSKVGLVRDGVQLNLALHSLNEIQHDLKGRVSTIKTSDRTYSEATIQGLILKHKLELAIAITTSALSRKDSVGAHYRSDTGQCNCKYNIILKKDEGQIQTSLVPHVEPASSKIG